A window of Diospyros lotus cultivar Yz01 chromosome 14, ASM1463336v1, whole genome shotgun sequence contains these coding sequences:
- the LOC127789614 gene encoding plasma membrane ATPase 4-like: MAERGLSLEEIKNENVDLEHIPVAEVFEQLKCSREGLTSEEGQQRLQIFGQNKLEEKQESKLLKFLGFMWNPLSWVMEIAAIMAIALANGGGKPPDWQDFVGIVVLLIINSTISFVEENNAGNAAAALMAGLAPKTKVLRDGRWSEQDASILVPGDIISIKLGDIIPADARLLEGDPLKIDQSALTGESLPVNKNPGDEVFSGSTCKQGELEAIVIATGVHTFFGKAAHLVDSTNQVGHFQKVLTAIGNFCICSIALGIITELVVMYPIQHRRYRDGIDNLLVLLIGGIPIAMPTVLSVTMAIGSHRLSQQGAITKRMTAIEEMAGMDVLCSDKTGTLTLNKLTVDKNLIEVFAKDVDKESVILLGARASRVENQDAIDACIVGMLADPKEARAGIKEVHFLPFNPVEKRTAITYIDSHDNWHRVSKGAPEQIIELCNLRDDVKRKAHDIIAKFADRGLRSLAVAQQTVPEKNKDSAGGPWVFVGLLPLFDPPRHDSAETITRALNLGVNVKMITGDQLAIGKETGRRLGMGTNMYPSSSLLGQYKDESIANLPVEELIEKADGFAGVFPEHKYEIVKKLQERKHICGMTGDGVNDAPALKKADIGIAVADATDAARSASDIVLTEPGLSVIVSAVLTSRAIFQRMKNYTIYAVSITIRIVLGFMLIALIWKFDFSPFMVLIIAILNDGTIMTISKDKVKPSPMPDSWKLREIFATGIVLGTYLAIMSVIFFWAAQESNFFPDKFGVRSIRDSPTELTAALYLQVSIVSQALIFVTRSRSWSFIERPGLLLVSAFFIAQLVATLIAVYANWGFARIRGIGWGWAGVIWLYSIIFYLPLDVFKFLIRYALSGRAWDNLLQNKTAFTTKKDYGRGEREAQWALAQRTLHGLQPPESSDLFNEKNSYRELSEIAEQAKRRAEVARLRELHTLKGHVESVVKLKGLDIETIQQHYTV, translated from the exons ATGGCGGAGCGAGGTCTCAGCTTGGAGGAAATCAAGAACGAGAATGTCGATCTC GAGCATATTCCGGTTGCGGAAGTGTTCGAGCAATTGAAGTGTTCGAGGGAGGGCTTAACGAGCGAGGAAGGGCAGCAGAGGCTCCAAATCTTTGGCCAGAATAAGCTCGAGGAGAAACAG GAAAGTAAGTTACTGAAATTCTTGGGTTTCATGTGGAATCCTCTGTCATGGGTTATGGAGATTGCAGCCATCATGGCCATTGCTTTGGCCAACGGAGGG GGGAAGCCCCCAGATTGGCAAGATTTCGTCGGCATTGTGGTGCTGCTCATCATCAACTCTACCATAAGCTTTGTTGAGGAAAATAATGCTGGTAATGCTGCAGCGGCACTAATGGCGGGTCTTGCTCCCAAAACAAAG GTGTTGAGAGATGGGAGATGGAGCGAGCAGGACGCTTCCATCCTGGTACCGGGTGACATAATTAGCATCAAGCTGGGAGATATCATCCCAGCCGATGCTCGTCTCTTGGAAGGCGATCCGCTCAAGATCGATCAGTCTGCCCTGACTGGGGAGTCCTTGCCAGTGAATAAGAACCCGGGCGATGAAGTGTTTTCAGGTTCCACCTGTAAGCAGGGTGAGCTTGAGGCCATTGTGATTGCCACTGGAGTCCATACCTTTTTTGGCAAGGCCGCTCACCTTGTTGACAGCACCAACCAAGTAGGCCATTTCCAAAAGGTCCTGACAGCCATTGGGAACTTCTGCATCTGCTCCATTGCATTGGGAATCATCACAGAGTTGGTGGTGATGTACCCAATTCAGCACCGGAGGTATAGGGATGGGATTGATAATCTACTGGTTCTACTCATTGGAGGCATCCCAATTGCCATGCCCACGGTGTTGTCTGTGACAATGGCTATTGGATCCCACCGTCTGTCACAGCAGGGAGCCATCACCAAGAGGATGACAGCCATTGAAGAGATGGCCGGGATGGACGTCCTCTGCAGCGACAAGACAGGGACTCTAACCCTCAACAAGCTTACAGTTGACAAGAACCTGATTGAG GTTTTTGCAAAGGACGTGGACAAGGAAAGTGTAATTCTACTTGGGGCAAGGGCCTCTAGGGTGGAGAATCAGGACGCCATTGACGCTTGCATTGTTGGAATGCTCGCCGACCCGAAAGAG GCTAGAGCTGGAATCAAAGAAGTGCATTTCCTGCCCTTCAACCCAGTAGAAAAGCGCACGGCCATCACGTACATTGACTCCCATGACAATTGGCACAGGGTTAGCAAAGGTGCACCAGAACAG ATTATTGAGCTCTGCAACCTGAGGGACGATGTGAAGAGGAAAGCCCATGACATCATCGCTAAATTTGCCGACCGGGGTCTCCGCTCGCTCGCCGTTGCTCAACAA ACTGTACCAGAGAAGAACAAGGACAGTGCTGGAGGGCCATGGGTGTTTGTGGGGCTCTTGCCTCTTTTTGATCCACCAAGGCATGACAGTGCAGAAACAATTACCCGTGCCCTCAACCTTGGCGTCAATGTCAAGATGATCACCGGCGATCAGCTCGCCATCGGCAAGGAGACTGGCCGCCGGCTCGGCATGGGAACCAACATGTACCCCTCTTCCTCCCTCCTTGGCCAGTACAAGGACGAATCCATCGCCAACCTCCCTGTTGAAGAGCTGATCGAGAAGGCCGATGGCTTCGCCGGAGTCTTCCCGGAGCACAAGTACGAGATTGTGAAAAAGCTACAAGAGAGGAAACACATCTGCGGGATGACCGGAGATGGTGTGAACGATGCTCCGGCTCTGAAGAAGGCCGACATCGGCATTGCAGTGGCTGACGCAACCGACGCCGCCCGGAGCGCATCCGACATAGTTCTGACGGAGCCAGGGCTGAGCGTGATAGTGAGCGCGGTCTTGACGAGCAGAGCCATCTTCCAGAGGATGAAGAACTACACCATCTACGCCGTGTCCATCACAATCCGAATCGTCCTGGGCTTCATGCTCATTGCTCTCATCTGGAAATTCGACTTCTCGCCCTTCATGGTCCTCATCATCGCCATCCTCAACGACGGAACCATCATGACCATTTCAAAGGACAAGGTGAAGCCATCTCCGATGCCCGACTCTTGGAAGCTAAGGGAAATCTTCGCCACTGGCATCGTTCTCGGCACCTACCTGGCAATCATGAGCGTCATCTTCTTCTGGGCTGCTCAAGAATCCAACTTCTTCCCT GACAAGTTTGGCGTGAGATCAATTAGGGACAGCCCCACTGAGCTCACTGCAGCTCTCTACCTTCAAGTCAGCATTGTCAGTCAGGCCCTCATCTTCGTAACTCGGTCCAGGAGCTGGTCCTTCATTGAACGCCCCGGTCTTCTTCTTGTCTCTGCATTCTTTATCGCCCAGCTG GTGGCTACGCTGATTGCGGTATATGCCAACTGGGGCTTTGCGAGGATCAGAGGCATCGGCTGGGGCTGGGCGGGTGTGATCTGGCTTTACAGCATCATCTTCTACTTGCCGCTGGACGTGTTCAAGTTCTTAATCCGATACGCACTGAGCGGCAGGGCCTGGGATAATCTCCTCCAGAACAAG ACCGCTTTCACAACGAAGAAGGACTACGGGCGGGGAGAGAGGGAGGCACAGTGGGCTCTGGCTCAACGCACATTGCACGGCCTCCAGCCACCCGAATCTTCCGACCTCTTCAACGAGAAGAACAGCTACCGGGAACTGTCTGAGATCGCCGAACAGGCCAAGCGACGCGCCGAAGTCgctag GCTAAGGGAGCTGCACACGCTGAAGGGGCATGTGGAGTCGGTGGTGAAGCTGAAGGGGCTGGACATAGAGACCATTCAACAGCACTACACGGTGTGA